The nucleotide window AGAAAGTGGAAATCATGATCCGCCCAAGGCGGATGGGGAAATTCTCAAATATAATACGCTTGACAATAATTTTTAGATAATTATATTTAACAATAGATTCTTCTTTATTCCCGGCAAAGAAGCGAGGGAATTATATTGTGGAATGAAAATAGATTTAATTTAACTTCTTGGTAGGTCAGGAAAATTTAACAAAATACTACTAATAATACAAAGAATATTGAAATAAATTACAATCATATGTTCATTAAACGAGGAGTACTAAGATGAAAAAAATGTTAACATTGGCTATCATGGTTTGTATTATGATAACCGCATCGACTGGGCTTTATGCTCATCAACTGAGCCATAAGCTTCAATATGTATCGCCCTTGCCGGATGCGAAATTGGTTACTAAGGAAACCACAATTATTCTTCGTACCGGAGAATATCTTTCCACTTATGATATAAGCAAATTTCAGGATGTTAAAATTGTCGGCAGCGAAAGCGGCAATCATGATTTTGAAACAATCATTTCGGATGATGACAAGACCGCTATTTTAAAGCCATATTTTGATTTTGAGCCGGGTGAGGTAGTAACGGTTACATTTAGAGACAAATCATCATATAACTTTACGATTTCACCTAAAAATCATCCCTTATTGACAGAATCCGATTGGAAAGAAGTGTATTGCGATATATTTTCTCAGGAAGATTTAATCTCACAGCCAAAACCTCAGGATGATTTAGCGCTTGATAGAGATGTTTCATTACCTTCGGATTTTCCTCCCATTACCGTAACAATAAACAATAATCCATCGCCCGGATATGTATTTATGAACTCAGTGCCAGGCGTATATCCATCCTACATTATGATTATTGAGAATGATGGAACACCTATATATTATCAAAAATTGTCGTTATGGAGTTTTGATTTCAAAAAACAGCATGGCTATTTAACTTATAATGAATTTCCTCAGCCGCGGCCAGGTGTTGTACATGCAACTTATTATGCTATGGATCAAACCTATACAGTTATAGATTCTTTTAAATGTGGGAATGGTTATTATGCATTTCCTGCTGATATGGATTTAAGCGTTGATTTCCATGCTTTGATGATGTCTTATGATCCTCAAACAGTTGATATGAGTGTAATCGTCCCTGGCGGCGATACTGCCGCAACCGTAATAGGTCTTATAGTCCAGGAAATTGATTCCTTAAAAAATGTAGTATTCCAATGGCGAAGTTGGGATCATTTCCAGATTACTGATGCCACATTTGATGTTAATCTACTTGCTCCGGTTATTGATTATGTTCATGGAAACTCTGTTGCGTGGGATGGTGACGGCAATATTATAACATCTTGCAGGCACATGGATGAAGTTACTAAAATTGACCGTACAACCGGCGATATTATTTGGAGGCTGGGCGGCATACATTGTGAAAATAATATGTTTACTTTTGTCAACGATACCAGCGGATTTTCTCATCAGCACGATTTCGTAAGAATGGACAATGGAAATTATACGGTCTATGATAATGGCAATCTTCACTCGCCTCAGTTTTCAAGAGCTGTCGAATATGAAATTGACACGTTGGCAATGACCTGTACTGAAGTTTGGGAGTTCCGCGACAGTCCGGATTTATATGGTTCGGCTAATGGTAATGTACAGAGGCAGCCTAATGGCAACACTTTTATATGCTGGGGAAAAACCTGGCCAAATATGGTGGAGGTGCAATCTAATGGTACAAAAGAGCATGAATTAACACTTCCTACAGGCACAGGGCGTACTTTTAAAGCATACCGTTTTTCCTGGACAGGAATTGCCTCGGTTCCTTACTTGGTTGTTGAGAACATCGATGATGGTTTTCATTTAATCTTCAACAAATTCGGCGATTTTCCCGATTGGTATAAAATATATATGGATACCATACCCAATCCGACTACAGCTATCGATTCAACGATGAATACCTATCTTGACATAACCGATGTTGACTGCGGCAAAACATACTATTTCCGGGTAACCGCAATAGATTATACCCATTTTGAAAGCGATTATTCCAATGAGGAATCAGGCAAGGCTCTTATGGCATATCTTCCCGGCGACTGTAATGGCGATGATATTGTTATGGGCAGTGATGTTATTTTTGGCGTTAATTACTTTAGAGGCGGCATCATTCCGCCATTTACCTGTTGGAACGATTCGACCGGCTCATGGCATTATGTTAGCGCAGATGCTAACGGCGACTGTCAGTTTATCGGTTCGGATATAACTTATATGGTTAATTATTTCAAGGGCGGTTCAGCGCCTGCATATTGTCCGCAGACCCCGCCGTTTGAGGAGTAAGTAGGTATTTTTATAAGGATAGTCCGCAGCGACGGATTTCCTGCTCACTTATATGATTGTATCAATGTCATCAGGAAAGGGTTCCCGACGATGCAGAATAGTTGTGTCATCAGTCTGAGATTGCAAGGCTCTACTTTTAAGTATTGGTAATACGGCTAATTTTCAGGGGAATTTTTGAAAATTATCTGGTACTTTGTCGGAAAAACCCGATAAAACCTATATAATTTGGATTATTTAAACTAAGTTTAGTTTTATTAGCAAGTTGGGTTCTTTGCCTAAGACTGACCGCAGCAGAGGAGAAGCCCGACATTGCGACTCTGGTAGGGGATTTACTAAGAGAAAGAGGATTATATTGCTGCAAGTATTGTCGGGTTTCTTGTTAGCTCCGCTTTCTGCGGAACCTGACCTACAATTGAATAAAAATAATAGGGAAACTCTTTAAAATAATGGGCTTGACAATATAATTTGTTGAAATATATTAAAATATAGGTAATTTCTTCATAAGGGCAAATACTGGAGAATGAAAATGAAAAATAATCGATACTTAATTATCATTTTTATAATTGTAATAATGGCAATCAGCAATATTTATGCTGACAGTTGGCGGGATTCATTTCAATATCTTTCGCCTATACCCGGAGCCGAGCTGGTTAACAAAGAAACTACTATAATACTCAGGCAGGGGAAAATACTGAACAATAACCAGAGCGATTTTGCCTCACTTGCCATTATTGAGGGTTCTATTAGCGGCAATCACGAATATAATTTGGTAATTTCTGATGACCAAAAAACCATAATACTTAAACCGCTAATTCCCTTTACTGCCGGTGAAATAGTATCAATTGACTTTTCCGAAAACTTTAAAATAATCACTGGCCAGCCAATCGGCGATATAAACTTCAAATTTACTATTTCGCCGCTGCTGCCAAATCAGCTTAATGAATACCTTATTGAGGAAGAATTTCTCGATTATCCCAATACCCAAAATATAACAACTGCTGAAAGTTTCAAAAGTGAAGATGCCATTCTTGACATTCACCCATCATTGCCGTCTGATTTACATTTGCCTACAGTAAACATATTTAACAACCCCGATGAAGGTTATGTTTTTGTTGCCAAACATCGCCCCTTAGGCAGAACCTACCTTATGATTCTTGATAACACAGGATATCCGGTTTATTATCAACAAATGAGAAATGTAGTAACCGATTTTAAAAAACAACCAAACAACTTATTATCTTATTATTTATATGGCAACAACTTCTTTACTGTCATGGATTCAACTTATACTATTATTGATACATATGCTTGCGGAAATGGCTATAATGCCAACCACCATGATTTTCAGATGATTGACAGAGGCCATGTATTGCTAATAGCTTATGATACGCAACTCATAGATATGAACGAGCTTGTGCCAGGCGGAAATCCTAATTGTCTCGTTAAGGGGCTAATAATTCAAGAGCTTGACTCCTTGAAAAATGTAGTATTTCAATGGCGGAGTTGGGACCATTTTGAAATTACTGATGCTACGCATATGGACTTTACCAGCAATACGTTAGATTATGTTCACGGAAATGCTATTGAGCTTGATAATGATAGAAACTTTTTGATTTCAAGCCGGCATATGGACGAAATCACAAAGATAAACCGCCATACCGGCGAAATTATCTGGCGGCTGGGAGGACTACATAACGAGTTCGAGTTTATAGGCGATACCTGCGGCTTTTCTCGTCAACACGATATAAGAAGATTGGCTAATGGCAATATCACGCTTTTTGATAATGGCTTATTTCATACGCCCCAATTTTCCAGGGCGGTTGAATATGAATTGGATGAAGAGAATAAAACATGTGCGCTCGTATGGGAATTTCGAGATACTCCTGATATATTCGGCGCTGTTAACGGAAGCGTACAAAGGCTTCCGAATGGAAACACTATGATTGGCTGGGGTGGTCCTTCGCCAATTACAATGACGGAAGTAAGTCCTGATGGCGTTAAAGAATTCGAGTTGTCGCTTGAGGGCGCTCCCTCAACTTGGTCTTATAGGTCATTTCGTTTCCCCTGGCAGGGGATAGCGCAAGCGCCTTATTTATTGGCGGAAGAATTGAATCCGGGATTTCACTTGATTTTCAATAAGTTTGGCGATACAAATGTAGTAAAATATTACATCTATATGGATGAAAATCCCGAACCGACAACGTTAGTTGATTCTACATCAAACACATATCTGGATATATTTCAAGCGCTTGGCGGACATACCTATTATATCAGAGTTACAGCGGTGGATGATCAGGCAACTGAGAGCAATTACTCCAATGAGATTGCCATTACAGCTACTATTGCATACAATTATTTCCCAGGCAATATGAATGGCGATTTACATATTGATGTCGGTGATGTAGTTTTTGGCGTTAATTACTTCAAGGGAGGATCTCATCCGCCCGATTCCTGCTGGAATGATTCAAGCTCAAACTGGTTTTATTGTGCTGGTGATGTCAATGGCGACTGCTGGTTCACAGGCTCGGATATAACATATATGGTTGTATATTTAAGGGGCGCTCATTACGAGTTGTTATATTGTCCGCAAACTCCGCCGTATGATGCGGGAGGCGAGTAGCCGCCGCTATGCGTTAATACACTACAAATTATATATTATTTTCATTATTAATCTGTAAAATGCGAAATAAAATATCTTGACTCATTTTCTATTAATGTTATATTGAAAAAAAGACAAGAAGCCCAAATGACATTATCAACTTAGATAAATTCTTCAAAGCTTTTGATTGTCTAAGAAGGAGAATGATAAATGAATAAGATCTTTATCCTGATAACTGCATATCTGGTGTTTGTCGTTCTAACCGTATCAGCGACAATAATTAACATTCCGGCAGACTTGTCGTCTATTCAAATGGGCATAAATGCCAGCCTTGATGGCGATACCGTTTTAGTCCATCCGGGAACTTATTCGGAAAACATCAATTTTAATGGCCACAATATCGTTCTCGGTTCGTTATATATAACCACAGGGGATACATTATATATAGACTCTACTGTCGTCGATGGTGGCTTGTCGGGATCTGTCGTAATCTTTGAAAACGATGAAGATAGCACTGCCGTAATCACCGGCATAACACTGCAATACGGATACACATTCTTTGGCGGCGGTGGAATTAAATGCAGTTATTCCAATCCCACAATCAGCTATAATACTATTAAAAACAATGTAGCCAGCGCCGGCGGCGGAATTTATTGTATAAACTCTGACGCGGTAATAACCAATAATAATATTATAGGCAACCGAAGTAACTATTTTTATCCATTTGAGGATGGTGCGGGCGGCGGTATCTGCTGTAAAAATTCCAACCCTGTGATAAGCTTCAATACAATCATGCAGGATTCAGCCAGGTTTGGCGGCGGGATTTATTGCGATAGTTCCAGCCCTGATATTGTCGATAATTTAATAACCAGCGATACAGCCACTATAGGCGGCGGAATATACTGCCTCAATTCTGACCCCTTTATCTCTAATAATGATATAGTTCAAAATTCTGTTGGTAATGAAGGCGGCGGGATATATTGTTTTCAATCTAATCCGGAGATAACACAGAATACAATCGAATACAATTATGCTGACAGCAGAGGCGGCGGCATTTCCTGCATTGAATCTGAACCAGCCATCATTGATAATAATATAAGCAGCAATGAGGCATATATAGGCGGCGGTATAAACTGCGAGGATAATGCAAATCCGACAATAGATGACAACTCTATTACTTTAAACTCAGCAGTAGTTGGTGGCGGCGGTATTCGATGCTGTAACGCTTCTGAACCTGCAATTAATAATAATGACATTATCGAGAATAACGCCTGCCACGGCGGTGGTATTTACATCGGGAATAATGCTTGTCCTACAATAAGTCATAATTTTATTAGCGATAACTTTGCTGAAAACAACGGCGGCGGCATTTCAGTTGATGATAATTCAAACCCGACAATCAGTTTTAATGACTTAACTGATAATTCAGTAAATTTAGAAGGCGGTGGGATACATTGTCTTGATTCGTATTCTATAATCAGCAATAACACGATTAGCGGCAACACTGCTTATCAAGGCGGCGCCATCGCCTGCGACAACTCTAACCCGGCAATAAGCAAGTGTATTATCAAAGGTAACTTATCATATTTTGGCGGGGGCATATTTTGTGTGGATGGTTCCGTTCCGCAGATCTTTAATATTGTGGCTGTCGATAATTCAGCGAGGTTTTTTGGTGGGGCGATTGCCTGCTGGGGCTCATATCCGGTCATTGTCAATTCGATTCTATGGACCAATTCGGCAACAAATGACCCAGAAATTAATATTGAATATGGCAGCGCGCCTATGATTATGTACTGCAACATTAACGACAGTATTCCTGGCGATGGCAATATTAATGTAGAGCCGCTGTTTCGCGACACCGAAAACAACGATTACCATCTAATGGCTATAGAATGCGGCGATTCTTGTGATTCGCCCCTAATTGATGCCGGCAATCCGAACAATGAGGATGATTCGCTCGATTGCGACTGGGGGCTGGGAACGTTGATAAGCGACATGGGCGCTTATGGCGGCGGCATAGCCCAGCTTGGCATTGATGATAACGAGTCTGTGAAAACGCCGGAGCGGATTACACTGAGTCAAAATTACCCCAACCCATTTAACGCTGTTACAACTATTCACTACAACCTGCCGACAGCCTCTGATATTGTCATCGACATCTACGACATCCTTGGCCGCAGGGTAGAGGCATTGTACAAAGGCCAACAGCAGGCTGGGAAGCATTCGATAATTTGGAATGCAGACAGGTTCTCATCGGGGGCATATTTCTATAAGCTGACTGCCGATGATTTCAGGCAGACTCGGAAGATGATGCTGTTGAAATAGGGATTCAGCTAAAACATCGAATTTTTCACCTATGCGGCGGGTTGAAGTTACCAGGCAGCGTTTGGTAACCAGAGTGAAATTTTATCGCGTAGGGGCGTATTGCATACACCCTTGTATGTGCTCACAAATTACCAAGCGGCAATGGCAACCAAAATGAAGCGCCATCCCAAACTTTTTTGCTATATATTCCAAGCAAATATTTATAAACTCTTTATAAGCAACAATTGACTTTCATCATCGGCGATATTAAATTCAGTAAATCGCATGGCTATTAAGATGAAGGAATAATTAAAATACAAGGAGCGCCAATGGCAAAGTCAGATTATAAAAATTCATTCGGAGCCAAAACCGAAATTGATACCGGTTCCGGTAAAGCTAATTATTTCCGTTTAGACAAACTTGTCGAGGATAGCATCGCAGATATTTCGCGACTGCCTTTTTCCATCAAGATTCTGCTTGAGGCTGTCTTGCGTAATGAAAACGGCAAATCCATTACTAAAGACGATGTTGCCAAGCTGGCGGCTTATAATCCCAAAGCGCCGGAGATATGCGAGGTGCCTTTCAAACCGGCTCGCGTTCTGCTTCAGGATTTCACCGGTGTGCCAGCGGTTGTCGATTTAGCCGCCCTGCGAAGCGCTATGGTTAGATTAGGCGGCGACCCGCAGAAAATTAACCCCCGTATTCCGGTCGATTTAGTAATCGACCATAGTGTTCAAGTAGATGTTTTCAATTCTCCTGATGCAGTTGAGGAAAATTCCAGAATAGAATTTAAACGCAACCGCGAGCGCTACGAGTTCCTTCGCTGGGGACAACAGGCATTCGAGAACTTCCGGGTAATACCTCCGGCCAACGGTATCTGCCATCAGGTAAACTTGGAATATCTGGCTAAGGTTGTGCAGAGCCGTTCTTTTGATGATGGCGAATATGTGTTTTTCGATTCGCTTGTCGGCACGGATTCGCATACCACTATGATAAACGGCTTAGGCGTTATCGGCTGGGGAGTCGGCGGTATCGAGGCTGAGGCGGTTATGCTCGACCAGCCAATATATATGCTAACACCGGAGGTTGTAGGCTTTAAACTTACCGGCAAGCTTCCCGAAAATGCAACCGCTACCGACTTAGTGCTAATCGTAACCCAGATGCTTCGTCAGAAAGGCGTAGTTGGCAAGTTTGTAGAATTCTATGGCCACGGTATTTCAAATATGACAGTAACCGACCGGGCGACCTTAGCTAATATGGCTCCCGAATACGGCGCCACAATGGGATTTTTCCCGGTTGATGACCAAACTCTCAGCTTTTTGCGAAGCACAAATCGTCCGGATAGCTTAGTTGCACTGGTAGAACGCTACTGTAAAACACAGGGTTTGTTCCGCACCGATGACATGCCCGATCCGGAATTTAAGGATACGCTGGAACTCGACCTTTCTAATGTTCAGCCATGCTTAGCTGGTCCGAAACGTCCTCAAGACCGTATTGAGCTTAAGGATATGAAGCAAAAATATCAGCAAGCGCTGACTGCGCCGCTTCAGGAGTTTGGCTTCAATCTGCCTAAGGATTCATTGAACAATAAAAGCGAAATAATAATAAACAAACAGAGCGTAGAGCTTTCGCATGGTTCGGTTGTCATTTCCGCAATCACAAGCTGCACTAATACCAGCAACCCCTCGGTGATGCTGGGCGCGGGTGTTCTCGCCAAGAAAGCTGTCGAAGCCGGTCTAAATGTTAAGCCGTATGTTAAAACAAGCTTAGCGCCCGGTTCGA belongs to Candidatus Zixiibacteriota bacterium and includes:
- a CDS encoding aryl-sulfate sulfotransferase, producing the protein MKKMLTLAIMVCIMITASTGLYAHQLSHKLQYVSPLPDAKLVTKETTIILRTGEYLSTYDISKFQDVKIVGSESGNHDFETIISDDDKTAILKPYFDFEPGEVVTVTFRDKSSYNFTISPKNHPLLTESDWKEVYCDIFSQEDLISQPKPQDDLALDRDVSLPSDFPPITVTINNNPSPGYVFMNSVPGVYPSYIMIIENDGTPIYYQKLSLWSFDFKKQHGYLTYNEFPQPRPGVVHATYYAMDQTYTVIDSFKCGNGYYAFPADMDLSVDFHALMMSYDPQTVDMSVIVPGGDTAATVIGLIVQEIDSLKNVVFQWRSWDHFQITDATFDVNLLAPVIDYVHGNSVAWDGDGNIITSCRHMDEVTKIDRTTGDIIWRLGGIHCENNMFTFVNDTSGFSHQHDFVRMDNGNYTVYDNGNLHSPQFSRAVEYEIDTLAMTCTEVWEFRDSPDLYGSANGNVQRQPNGNTFICWGKTWPNMVEVQSNGTKEHELTLPTGTGRTFKAYRFSWTGIASVPYLVVENIDDGFHLIFNKFGDFPDWYKIYMDTIPNPTTAIDSTMNTYLDITDVDCGKTYYFRVTAIDYTHFESDYSNEESGKALMAYLPGDCNGDDIVMGSDVIFGVNYFRGGIIPPFTCWNDSTGSWHYVSADANGDCQFIGSDITYMVNYFKGGSAPAYCPQTPPFEE
- a CDS encoding aryl-sulfate sulfotransferase; amino-acid sequence: MKNNRYLIIIFIIVIMAISNIYADSWRDSFQYLSPIPGAELVNKETTIILRQGKILNNNQSDFASLAIIEGSISGNHEYNLVISDDQKTIILKPLIPFTAGEIVSIDFSENFKIITGQPIGDINFKFTISPLLPNQLNEYLIEEEFLDYPNTQNITTAESFKSEDAILDIHPSLPSDLHLPTVNIFNNPDEGYVFVAKHRPLGRTYLMILDNTGYPVYYQQMRNVVTDFKKQPNNLLSYYLYGNNFFTVMDSTYTIIDTYACGNGYNANHHDFQMIDRGHVLLIAYDTQLIDMNELVPGGNPNCLVKGLIIQELDSLKNVVFQWRSWDHFEITDATHMDFTSNTLDYVHGNAIELDNDRNFLISSRHMDEITKINRHTGEIIWRLGGLHNEFEFIGDTCGFSRQHDIRRLANGNITLFDNGLFHTPQFSRAVEYELDEENKTCALVWEFRDTPDIFGAVNGSVQRLPNGNTMIGWGGPSPITMTEVSPDGVKEFELSLEGAPSTWSYRSFRFPWQGIAQAPYLLAEELNPGFHLIFNKFGDTNVVKYYIYMDENPEPTTLVDSTSNTYLDIFQALGGHTYYIRVTAVDDQATESNYSNEIAITATIAYNYFPGNMNGDLHIDVGDVVFGVNYFKGGSHPPDSCWNDSSSNWFYCAGDVNGDCWFTGSDITYMVVYLRGAHYELLYCPQTPPYDAGGE
- a CDS encoding right-handed parallel beta-helix repeat-containing protein is translated as MNKIFILITAYLVFVVLTVSATIINIPADLSSIQMGINASLDGDTVLVHPGTYSENINFNGHNIVLGSLYITTGDTLYIDSTVVDGGLSGSVVIFENDEDSTAVITGITLQYGYTFFGGGGIKCSYSNPTISYNTIKNNVASAGGGIYCINSDAVITNNNIIGNRSNYFYPFEDGAGGGICCKNSNPVISFNTIMQDSARFGGGIYCDSSSPDIVDNLITSDTATIGGGIYCLNSDPFISNNDIVQNSVGNEGGGIYCFQSNPEITQNTIEYNYADSRGGGISCIESEPAIIDNNISSNEAYIGGGINCEDNANPTIDDNSITLNSAVVGGGGIRCCNASEPAINNNDIIENNACHGGGIYIGNNACPTISHNFISDNFAENNGGGISVDDNSNPTISFNDLTDNSVNLEGGGIHCLDSYSIISNNTISGNTAYQGGAIACDNSNPAISKCIIKGNLSYFGGGIFCVDGSVPQIFNIVAVDNSARFFGGAIACWGSYPVIVNSILWTNSATNDPEINIEYGSAPMIMYCNINDSIPGDGNINVEPLFRDTENNDYHLMAIECGDSCDSPLIDAGNPNNEDDSLDCDWGLGTLISDMGAYGGGIAQLGIDDNESVKTPERITLSQNYPNPFNAVTTIHYNLPTASDIVIDIYDILGRRVEALYKGQQQAGKHSIIWNADRFSSGAYFYKLTADDFRQTRKMMLLK
- the acnA gene encoding aconitate hydratase AcnA yields the protein MAKSDYKNSFGAKTEIDTGSGKANYFRLDKLVEDSIADISRLPFSIKILLEAVLRNENGKSITKDDVAKLAAYNPKAPEICEVPFKPARVLLQDFTGVPAVVDLAALRSAMVRLGGDPQKINPRIPVDLVIDHSVQVDVFNSPDAVEENSRIEFKRNRERYEFLRWGQQAFENFRVIPPANGICHQVNLEYLAKVVQSRSFDDGEYVFFDSLVGTDSHTTMINGLGVIGWGVGGIEAEAVMLDQPIYMLTPEVVGFKLTGKLPENATATDLVLIVTQMLRQKGVVGKFVEFYGHGISNMTVTDRATLANMAPEYGATMGFFPVDDQTLSFLRSTNRPDSLVALVERYCKTQGLFRTDDMPDPEFKDTLELDLSNVQPCLAGPKRPQDRIELKDMKQKYQQALTAPLQEFGFNLPKDSLNNKSEIIINKQSVELSHGSVVISAITSCTNTSNPSVMLGAGVLAKKAVEAGLNVKPYVKTSLAPGSKVVTDYLKQSGLLPYLEKLGFGVVGYGCTSCIGNSGPLPEPVVKGINDGNLIAAAVLSGNRNFEGRVNPHTKANYLASPPLVVAYAIAGTVNIDLTKEPIGKNTDGKDIYLKDIWPSPTEIEQYMHHALNPESFRKAYDGIEKSNQDWNDIPVSGGAVYDWQEASTYIQEPPFFIGMDIEPAPISAINHAKPLVLVGASTTTDHISPAGAITPDSPAGKFLIEHGIEQADFNSYGSRRGNDRVMVRGTFANVRLKNMLAPGTEGGWTTHIPSGKVVFIYDASEQYKNAGISSVALGGADYGMGSSRDWAAKGTYLLGIKAVIAESFERIHRSNLVGMGVLPLQFEEGKNIQNLGLTGKESFSINIDDNLKPSQKVQVTAVRDDGSEVCFNTVCRIDTPIEIEYYRNGGILHTVLRNFLKEK